Proteins found in one Sphingomonas sp. SORGH_AS_0879 genomic segment:
- a CDS encoding deoxyguanosinetriphosphate triphosphohydrolase: protein MTRFAPWASYPDQSRGRRHGEAQGLERGPRDAFQRDRDRIIHSISFRRLRHKTQVFMAPDGDHFRVRLTHSLEVAQIGRTIARTLGLNEDLTEALCLAHDIGHPPFGHAGEDALKAALADHGGFDHNGHTLRTLTEIERPYPRWDGLNLSWETLEGLAKHNGPVRHPGWALREADAGFPLDLESHASLEAQVAALADDIAYDNHDIDDGLRAGLLTLDQLLAVPLVARGWDTARAQFPDVAPKRLASELIRSQIGVMVNDLVAETRTRIAESGVGDVADVRAAGRALVGFSDAMRVEERDLKRFMYANLYHHPRQLAAADAAHGIVKGLFAAYRADPSQLPEEWRERLPEEEPARSRHIADFIAGMTDRYAVRCYQQVVGDIDLPEGF, encoded by the coding sequence ATGACCCGCTTCGCCCCCTGGGCCTCCTATCCCGACCAGAGCCGGGGGCGTCGCCATGGCGAGGCCCAGGGGCTGGAACGCGGGCCGCGCGATGCCTTTCAGCGCGACCGTGACCGGATCATCCATTCGATCAGCTTTCGACGCCTGCGCCACAAGACGCAGGTGTTCATGGCCCCCGATGGCGATCATTTCCGCGTCCGCTTGACCCACAGCCTGGAGGTGGCGCAGATCGGTCGGACCATCGCCCGCACCCTGGGGCTGAACGAGGATCTGACCGAGGCGCTATGCCTGGCGCATGATATCGGCCATCCGCCCTTCGGCCATGCGGGTGAGGATGCGCTGAAGGCCGCTTTGGCCGATCATGGCGGCTTCGACCATAACGGCCATACGCTGCGCACCCTGACCGAGATCGAGCGGCCCTATCCGCGCTGGGATGGACTGAACCTCAGTTGGGAGACGCTGGAGGGGTTGGCCAAGCATAACGGCCCGGTGCGCCATCCCGGCTGGGCACTCCGTGAGGCGGATGCGGGCTTTCCGCTCGATCTGGAAAGCCATGCCTCGCTGGAGGCGCAGGTCGCGGCGCTGGCCGACGACATTGCCTATGACAATCACGATATCGATGACGGCTTGCGCGCGGGGCTGTTGACGCTCGACCAGTTGCTGGCGGTGCCCCTGGTCGCGCGCGGCTGGGATACGGCGCGGGCGCAATTCCCCGATGTCGCCCCCAAAAGGCTGGCAAGCGAACTCATCCGGTCGCAGATCGGGGTGATGGTCAATGATCTGGTCGCCGAAACGCGCACCCGCATCGCCGAGAGCGGGGTGGGGGACGTGGCGGACGTTCGCGCGGCGGGCCGGGCGCTGGTCGGCTTTTCGGATGCGATGCGGGTCGAGGAGCGCGACCTGAAGCGCTTCATGTACGCCAATCTCTATCACCACCCGCGCCAGTTGGCGGCGGCGGATGCGGCGCATGGCATCGTGAAGGGGCTGTTCGCGGCCTATCGCGCCGACCCGTCCCAACTTCCCGAGGAATGGCGGGAGCGCTTGCCCGAGGAAGAGCCCGCGCGCAGTCGGCATATCGCAGACTTCATTGCGGGCATGACCGATCGCTATGCCGTGCGGTGCTATCAGCAGGTGGTGGGCGACATCGACCTGCCGGAGGGCTTTTGA
- a CDS encoding cell division protein FtsQ/DivIB, with the protein MSRTIKRGPSPRRPVPRRRQPVKRATLSERVLAKLPVSEEAVKKAVTWAILGGAGAAVLAVATYVGVPGMIGTAIAEQAGHAGFRVQQIEVTGLKRMDRMTVYAVALDQQSRAMPLVNLEDVRAKLLRYGWIKDAHVSRRLPDTLLVDIEERTPAAVWQDNGHLTLIDAGGVLLEPVQPEAMPDLPLIIGPGANLQEPAYQALLSAAPALKPRVKAATWIGNRRWDLTFDSGETLALPEDGAGAALMKFAAMDGSRPLLGRGWLRFDMRDPAKLVAAQARIESESRSGRTGTGGRSRDGRACHGRWRGGAAQRRGITGVARAWQRLHPKG; encoded by the coding sequence ATGAGCCGCACGATCAAGCGCGGGCCGTCCCCCCGCCGCCCGGTGCCGCGCCGCCGCCAGCCGGTGAAGCGCGCGACGCTGTCCGAACGGGTGCTGGCCAAGCTGCCGGTCAGCGAGGAGGCGGTCAAGAAGGCGGTCACCTGGGCGATATTGGGCGGCGCGGGCGCGGCGGTGCTGGCGGTCGCGACCTATGTCGGCGTGCCCGGCATGATCGGCACGGCGATCGCCGAGCAGGCGGGCCATGCCGGTTTTCGCGTCCAGCAGATCGAGGTGACCGGCCTGAAGCGCATGGACCGGATGACCGTCTATGCCGTCGCGCTCGACCAGCAGAGCCGGGCGATGCCGCTGGTCAATCTGGAGGATGTCCGCGCCAAGCTGCTGCGGTACGGCTGGATCAAGGACGCGCATGTCTCGCGTCGCCTGCCCGACACGCTGTTGGTCGATATCGAGGAGCGGACCCCGGCGGCGGTGTGGCAGGATAATGGCCACCTCACCCTGATCGACGCGGGCGGCGTGTTGCTGGAGCCGGTGCAGCCCGAGGCGATGCCCGACCTGCCGCTGATCATCGGGCCGGGCGCGAATTTGCAGGAGCCCGCCTATCAGGCGTTGTTGTCCGCCGCGCCCGCGTTGAAACCGCGCGTGAAGGCGGCGACCTGGATCGGCAATCGCCGCTGGGACCTGACCTTCGACAGCGGCGAGACGCTGGCCTTGCCGGAGGATGGGGCAGGGGCGGCGTTGATGAAGTTCGCGGCGATGGACGGATCACGGCCGTTGCTGGGGCGCGGCTGGCTCCGCTTCGACATGCGCGATCCCGCGAAGCTGGTTGCGGCGCAAGCCCGGATTGAATCAGAATCACGCTCTGGCCGAACCGGCACAGGCGGGCGCAGCCGCGACGGGCGAGCCTGTCACGGACGGTGGCGCGGAGGGGCCGCGCAACGACGGGGAATCACAGGGGTAGCAAGAGCATGGCAAAGATTGCACCCGAAGGGCTGA
- the ftsA gene encoding cell division protein FtsA: MAKIAPEGLITALDIGSSKVSALIARKGDGGELIVLGTGQRESRGVKRGYIADMGATEAAVREAVEQAERIAGLNIENVWVGFSAGGLVSDVAEVEFELGGHQVEQGDIDALLAAGRNSIDPQGRMVLHAQPALYTLDGLTGVKKPLGLHADRLGVHIHVVAADGSPVRNLDLCVRSAHLEVKSIIAAPVATGLACLSDEERELGVALVEMGAGITNVSLFAGGMLVGLCSLPMGAADITDDVASAFGTRRQMAERMKCFHGSANASPRDNHDMLQVTPISAEDGGDTMQITKAQLIGVIRQRLEHQMGEIRKALQHLKFEGPVGRQVVLTGGGAELKGIADYAQQALGRSVRIGRPRGLSGLPDAHGGPAFATLAGLAFYAATDPIDLRSIAPTNQTVHRPSGMGLFRRLIQAAKANY; this comes from the coding sequence ATGGCAAAGATTGCACCCGAAGGGCTGATCACCGCCCTGGACATCGGATCGTCCAAGGTGTCCGCCCTGATCGCGCGCAAGGGCGATGGCGGCGAACTGATCGTGCTGGGCACGGGCCAGCGCGAGAGCCGGGGCGTCAAGCGCGGCTATATCGCCGACATGGGCGCGACGGAGGCGGCGGTGCGCGAGGCGGTCGAACAGGCCGAGCGGATTGCGGGCCTGAACATCGAGAATGTCTGGGTCGGCTTTTCCGCCGGTGGCCTGGTGTCCGACGTGGCCGAGGTCGAGTTCGAGCTGGGCGGCCATCAGGTCGAGCAGGGCGATATCGACGCGCTGCTGGCGGCGGGGCGCAACTCGATCGATCCGCAGGGGCGGATGGTGCTGCACGCGCAGCCTGCGCTCTACACGCTCGACGGGCTGACAGGGGTCAAGAAGCCGCTGGGCCTCCATGCCGATCGGCTGGGCGTCCATATCCATGTCGTCGCCGCCGACGGATCGCCGGTCCGCAACCTCGATCTGTGCGTCCGCTCGGCGCATCTGGAGGTGAAGTCGATCATCGCGGCACCCGTCGCCACGGGCCTGGCCTGCCTGTCCGACGAAGAGCGCGAACTGGGCGTCGCGCTGGTCGAGATGGGGGCGGGGATCACCAATGTCTCGTTGTTCGCGGGCGGGATGCTGGTCGGGCTCTGCTCACTGCCGATGGGCGCGGCGGACATCACCGACGACGTGGCGTCGGCTTTCGGCACGCGGCGACAGATGGCCGAACGGATGAAGTGCTTCCACGGCTCGGCCAACGCCTCCCCGCGCGACAATCACGACATGCTACAGGTTACGCCGATCTCCGCGGAAGATGGCGGCGACACGATGCAGATCACCAAGGCGCAACTGATCGGCGTGATCCGCCAGCGGCTGGAGCATCAGATGGGTGAGATCCGCAAGGCGCTCCAGCATCTGAAGTTCGAGGGGCCGGTGGGGCGCCAGGTGGTGCTGACCGGCGGCGGCGCGGAGTTGAAGGGGATCGCCGACTATGCACAGCAGGCGCTGGGCCGCTCGGTTCGGATCGGGCGACCGCGCGGGCTGTCCGGCCTGCCCGATGCGCATGGCGGCCCGGCTTTCGCGACGCTGGCGGGGCTGGCATTCTATGCCGCGACCGATCCGATCGACCTGCGCAGCATCGCGCCGACCAACCAGACGGTCCACCGGCCCAGCGGCATGGGGCTGTTTCGGCGGCTGATTCAGGCGGCGAAGGCGAATTATTAA
- a CDS encoding SPOR domain-containing protein yields the protein MTFAIFPRASLALALAIAAAPAPLLAQEVVQPLPGTTDADKLGDVMRRVAQNPRNVDALVEAAELSIHLDDLSGAASLLARAEKVDARDPRVKAGMASILVRSERPGEALRYFAQAEAAGLAPAKFAADRGLAYDLIGDQGRAQRDYRLALANGANDEVIRRYALSLGISGQREQALEQLDPLLRKTDRAAWRARAFILAMGGDLPEATRIASTMMPPQLAQGLQPFFQRLPSLPAVDRAFAVHFGETRATPERLADAKLAPNLPALTPEPVALASARAAAPVTVAAPVTTREERRRGGRSSRGNRGVAMAAATPQPTTPVTASQTPTPPVTATPTQVAALPAPAAANPTPVPTSEPRMVAATPPRQMVQPLPGFVSTLPTAPSPSGIAGNRPPVTVASNTPPRGVIQPLPAAQPIVAPSTSGSTAMVQPLPATVETPAPVRMAEAASPAPEPAPVREPTPAPVAVAAAEPEKTVTPAPRPTRATTRRPSLAAAHAVREDSVLARIVANLSIPASELGVEGPERPAAVAANAPLNSGSQRVLAEARAKAERDEAAREKAAETIDPAPRTPTAAERKAAAAKAAADKKALAAKKAEAAKKALADKAEAEEKKRARANPERIWVQVAGGANEDDLAKAWAATKAKAPTVFAGRQGYKTPLRATHRVLTGPFKTDEEARAFVNQLAKKGVSAFPVTSEAGQAVTRLDAK from the coding sequence ATGACGTTCGCAATCTTTCCCCGCGCCTCGCTCGCGCTCGCGCTGGCCATTGCCGCCGCGCCCGCGCCCCTCCTCGCGCAGGAGGTGGTTCAGCCACTCCCCGGCACCACCGATGCCGACAAGCTGGGGGACGTGATGCGCCGTGTCGCGCAGAACCCCCGCAATGTCGATGCGCTGGTCGAGGCCGCCGAGCTGTCTATCCATCTCGACGACCTGTCCGGCGCGGCGTCCCTGCTGGCGCGCGCCGAGAAGGTCGATGCCCGCGATCCGCGCGTGAAGGCGGGCATGGCCTCGATCCTGGTGCGGTCGGAACGGCCGGGCGAGGCGCTGCGCTATTTCGCCCAGGCGGAGGCGGCGGGGCTTGCGCCAGCGAAGTTCGCCGCCGACCGCGGCCTTGCCTATGACCTGATCGGCGATCAGGGGCGGGCGCAGCGCGATTATCGGCTGGCGCTGGCCAATGGCGCGAATGACGAGGTCATTCGTCGCTACGCCCTGTCGCTGGGTATTTCGGGGCAGCGCGAACAGGCGTTGGAACAGCTCGATCCGCTGCTGCGCAAGACCGACCGCGCGGCATGGCGGGCACGTGCCTTCATCCTGGCGATGGGCGGCGACCTGCCCGAAGCGACGCGGATCGCCAGCACCATGATGCCCCCGCAACTCGCGCAGGGGCTGCAACCCTTTTTCCAGCGCCTGCCGAGCCTGCCCGCCGTCGATCGCGCCTTCGCCGTGCATTTCGGGGAGACCCGCGCCACGCCGGAGCGGCTGGCGGATGCGAAGCTGGCCCCCAATCTGCCCGCGCTGACCCCCGAACCCGTCGCGCTGGCATCGGCCCGGGCGGCGGCGCCGGTTACGGTCGCCGCGCCGGTGACGACGCGCGAAGAGCGGCGGCGGGGCGGGCGATCGTCGCGCGGCAATCGTGGCGTCGCGATGGCGGCGGCAACCCCGCAGCCCACGACCCCCGTCACGGCCAGTCAGACGCCGACTCCGCCCGTGACGGCGACCCCGACGCAGGTGGCGGCGCTGCCGGCTCCGGCGGCGGCCAATCCCACTCCCGTGCCGACTTCGGAACCCCGCATGGTCGCGGCGACGCCGCCGAGGCAAATGGTCCAGCCCTTGCCCGGCTTCGTCAGCACCTTGCCGACCGCGCCATCGCCCAGCGGGATCGCAGGAAATCGCCCGCCCGTCACCGTGGCGTCGAATACGCCGCCGCGTGGCGTGATCCAGCCGCTGCCCGCTGCGCAGCCGATCGTGGCGCCCTCGACCAGCGGCTCGACTGCTATGGTCCAGCCCTTGCCCGCGACGGTCGAAACCCCCGCCCCCGTGCGCATGGCGGAAGCCGCGTCGCCCGCGCCCGAGCCCGCGCCCGTCCGCGAGCCGACCCCGGCGCCGGTGGCCGTCGCGGCGGCGGAACCGGAAAAGACCGTCACGCCCGCCCCGCGTCCGACGCGCGCCACGACCCGCCGCCCGTCTCTCGCCGCGGCGCATGCGGTGCGCGAGGATTCGGTCCTGGCGCGGATCGTCGCCAATCTGTCCATCCCGGCGTCCGAACTCGGTGTGGAGGGGCCCGAGCGTCCCGCCGCCGTCGCCGCCAACGCGCCGCTGAACAGCGGCTCGCAGCGCGTTCTGGCGGAGGCGCGGGCCAAGGCCGAACGGGACGAGGCGGCGCGCGAAAAGGCCGCCGAAACCATCGATCCGGCCCCCCGCACGCCCACCGCCGCCGAGCGCAAGGCCGCCGCCGCCAAGGCCGCGGCCGATAAAAAGGCGCTGGCCGCCAAAAAGGCCGAAGCCGCCAAGAAGGCGCTCGCCGACAAGGCCGAGGCGGAGGAGAAGAAGCGCGCGCGTGCCAATCCCGAGCGGATCTGGGTGCAGGTCGCGGGCGGCGCGAACGAGGATGACCTGGCCAAGGCCTGGGCCGCGACCAAGGCCAAGGCGCCGACTGTCTTTGCCGGGCGTCAGGGGTACAAGACCCCGCTTCGCGCCACCCACCGCGTGCTGACGGGACCGTTCAAGACGGATGAGGAAGCCCGCGCCTTCGTCAACCAACTGGCGAAAAAGGGTGTGTCGGCCTTCCCGGTGACCAGCGAGGCGGGGCAGGCGGTCACTCGGCTCGACGCGAAATAA
- the ftsZ gene encoding cell division protein FtsZ: protein MSIEFIAPEVDELTPRIAVIGVGGAGGNAIANMMRAEVQGVDFLVANTDAQALKQSIAPQRIQLGAKITQGLGAGSRPEIGRAAAEETIEDLSRLLEGSHMCFIAAGMGGGTGTGAAPVIAKAARDMGILTVGVVTKPFAFEGNRRAKSADGGIEELQKYVDTLIVIPNQNLFLIANANTTFKEAFAMADEVLQQGVRGITDLMVMPGLINLDFADVRSVMQEMGKAMMGTGEATGDNRAIEAAQKAIANPLLDGVSMQGAKGVIISITGGDDMRLLEVDEAANHIRELVDPDANIIWGSAFNPELEGRIRVSVVATGIDADVKPGAAAPTETQRSSFSMGGMARKADETPSYRPSEPAAVTPPAPTPAAPVEQGAAPAPSAPLVAPIASSLAAAAPKPAPAPAPSEDDELVLGADTIVPAAPAQAPAAPVQAPAEPAPGSEEARRRWLAPGSEAGEAPAQPAPRVKLGGTLFERMSNAARGAQRDDNAQGGSDSSLDIPRFLHRQNNQ from the coding sequence ATGAGCATCGAATTCATCGCACCCGAGGTCGACGAACTGACGCCGCGTATCGCGGTGATCGGCGTCGGCGGTGCCGGCGGCAACGCGATCGCGAACATGATGCGCGCCGAGGTGCAGGGCGTGGATTTCCTCGTCGCCAATACCGACGCGCAGGCGCTGAAACAGTCGATCGCGCCGCAGCGTATCCAGTTGGGTGCCAAGATCACGCAAGGGCTGGGCGCGGGTAGCCGTCCGGAAATCGGGCGCGCGGCAGCCGAGGAGACGATCGAGGATCTGTCGCGCCTGCTCGAGGGCAGCCATATGTGCTTCATCGCGGCGGGCATGGGCGGCGGCACCGGCACCGGTGCGGCCCCGGTCATCGCCAAGGCGGCGCGCGACATGGGCATCCTGACCGTCGGCGTGGTGACCAAGCCCTTCGCCTTCGAGGGCAATCGTCGCGCCAAGTCGGCGGACGGCGGCATCGAGGAGTTGCAGAAGTACGTCGATACCCTCATCGTCATCCCCAACCAGAATCTGTTCCTGATCGCCAACGCCAACACCACTTTCAAGGAAGCGTTCGCGATGGCGGACGAGGTGTTGCAGCAGGGCGTGCGCGGTATCACCGACCTGATGGTCATGCCGGGCCTGATCAACCTCGACTTCGCCGACGTCCGCTCGGTGATGCAGGAGATGGGCAAGGCGATGATGGGCACCGGTGAGGCCACCGGCGACAATCGCGCGATCGAGGCGGCGCAGAAGGCGATCGCCAACCCGCTGCTCGACGGCGTGTCGATGCAGGGGGCAAAGGGCGTCATCATCTCGATCACCGGCGGCGACGACATGCGCCTGCTGGAGGTCGACGAGGCGGCGAATCACATTCGCGAACTGGTCGATCCCGACGCCAACATCATCTGGGGTTCGGCGTTCAATCCCGAGCTGGAAGGCCGCATCCGCGTGTCGGTGGTCGCCACCGGCATCGACGCCGATGTGAAGCCCGGCGCCGCTGCCCCGACCGAGACGCAGCGCAGCAGCTTCAGCATGGGCGGCATGGCGCGCAAGGCGGACGAGACGCCCAGCTATCGTCCCAGCGAACCGGCGGCGGTGACGCCCCCGGCTCCGACGCCCGCCGCGCCGGTTGAGCAGGGTGCCGCTCCGGCGCCGTCCGCACCGCTGGTCGCGCCCATCGCTTCGTCGCTGGCCGCCGCCGCGCCCAAGCCCGCGCCCGCTCCGGCCCCGAGCGAGGATGACGAACTGGTGCTGGGCGCCGACACGATCGTTCCCGCCGCCCCGGCACAGGCGCCTGCGGCCCCGGTCCAGGCTCCGGCCGAACCCGCGCCGGGCAGCGAAGAGGCTCGCCGTCGCTGGCTGGCTCCGGGCAGCGAAGCGGGCGAGGCTCCGGCGCAGCCCGCCCCGCGCGTGAAACTGGGCGGCACGCTGTTCGAGCGTATGTCGAACGCCGCACGCGGCGCGCAGCGGGATGACAATGCCCAGGGCGGCTCGGACTCGTCGCTCGACATTCCGCGCTTTCTGCATCGGCAGAACAACCAGTAA
- a CDS encoding DUF4240 domain-containing protein — MAAALAMLFAYAGGARAAKSGKPSPVSIGAGPLSRDDFWALVDHSAIWRTDADAQMADLRASLNRLTPAQIVAFQGYFDEAMIGAYRWDLWGAAYVAKGGASDDGFEYFRSWLIAQGHSAYVKVLADPDGLAELAIPDADDDLEFESFAYVAGEVWSAKTGQAVTRMPGADGRSYPSQPVGEPFREDSAELAKRYPGLWKRFGSWF; from the coding sequence GTGGCAGCGGCGCTGGCGATGCTCTTCGCTTATGCAGGCGGCGCCCGTGCGGCGAAAAGCGGCAAGCCCAGCCCCGTCAGCATCGGCGCCGGACCATTGAGCCGCGACGATTTTTGGGCGCTGGTCGATCACTCCGCCATCTGGCGCACGGATGCGGACGCGCAAATGGCGGACCTTCGCGCCTCGCTCAATCGGCTGACCCCTGCGCAGATCGTCGCGTTTCAGGGATATTTCGACGAGGCGATGATCGGGGCCTATCGCTGGGACCTATGGGGTGCCGCCTATGTCGCCAAGGGCGGGGCGTCGGATGACGGGTTCGAATATTTCCGAAGCTGGCTGATCGCACAGGGGCACAGCGCCTATGTCAAGGTTCTCGCCGATCCCGATGGATTGGCCGAACTGGCGATCCCGGACGCGGATGACGATCTGGAGTTCGAATCCTTCGCCTATGTCGCGGGGGAGGTCTGGTCGGCGAAGACCGGGCAGGCGGTCACGCGCATGCCGGGGGCGGACGGACGGTCATACCCGAGCCAGCCGGTCGGCGAGCCGTTTCGTGAGGATTCGGCGGAACTCGCCAAGCGCTACCCTGGGCTTTGGAAGCGTTTCGGAAGCTGGTTTTAA